The Kogia breviceps isolate mKogBre1 chromosome 4, mKogBre1 haplotype 1, whole genome shotgun sequence genome window below encodes:
- the BSG gene encoding basigin, whose amino-acid sequence MAAVRFVVLGLVLLSAQGGFGAGSGIRISVDDDGSRTHLTCALNQSATEIVGHRWVKGGKVLKEDALPGLRTEYDVDSDDRSGRYSCIFLPEHAGRADLEVKGPPSVKAVKKSEHATEGETVVLACRSDSFPPVAEWLWYKMTDSGDRALANSSQNKFFVVSSETRTELHIPDLDLSSDPGKYVCNGTSSEGTGQAVVTLRVRNRFAALWPFLGIVAEVLVLVTVIFIYEKRRKPDEVLDDEDAGSAPLKSSGHHVNDKDKNVRQRNSS is encoded by the exons ATGGCGGCCGTGCGGTTCGTGGTGCTGGGTCTCGTGCTGCTGAGCGCTCAGGGCGGCTTCGGGGCAG GCAGCGGGATCCGGATTTCCGTAGATGATGATGGCTCCAGAACCCACCTCACATGCGCCTTGAATCAGAGCGCCACTGAGATCGTGGGCCACCGCTGGGTGAAGGGGGGCAAGGTGCTGAAGGAGGACGCACTGCCCGGCCTGAGGACGGAGTACGA CGTGGACTCGGACGACCGCTCGGGCCGGTACTCCTGCATCTTCCTTCCAGAGCACGCGGGCCGCGCCGACCTGGAAGTGAAGG GGCCCCCCAGCGTCAAGGCGGTGAAGAAGTCGGAGCACGCCACCGAGGGGGAGACCGTGGTGCTGGCCTGCAGGTCGGACTCCTTCCCGCCCGTCGCCGAGTGGCTGTGGTACAAGATGACCGACTCTGGGGACCGGGCCCTCGCTAACAGCTCCCAGAACAAGTTCTTCGTGGTCTCCTCGGAGACCAGGACGGAGCTGCATATCCCAGACCTGGACCTGAGCTCAGACCCCGGCAAGTACGTCTGCAACGGCACCAGCTCCGAGGGCACCGGCCAGGCGGTCGTCACGCTGCGTGTGCGTAACCGCTTTGCCGCCCTCTGGCCCTTCCTGGGCATCGTGGCCGAGGTGCTTGTGCTGGTCACCGTCATCTTCATCTACGAGAAGCGGCGGAAGCCCGACGAGGTCCTGGATG ATGAGGACGCCGGCTCTGCTCCCCT GAAGAGCAGCGGACACCACGTGAACGACAAAGACAAGAACGTTCGCCAGAGGAACTCCAGCTGA
- the GZMM gene encoding granzyme M isoform X2: protein MVSLQKSGSHLCGGVLVHRQWVLTAAHCLIHPTQLLRLVLGLHVLGDPGLSCRIRKVVLHPEYKPAPHLKNDLALLKLDGKVKPSKTIRPLALPRGRQAVAAGARCSVAGWGLTHQGRQLTRALQELDMHVLDAKMCNNSRFWHGGISPRMICLAAHSKNQAPCKGDSGGPVICSRDHVAGILSFSSKLCTDIFKPPVATAVAPYTSWMKKIIGH, encoded by the exons ATGGTCTCGCTGCAGAAATCTGGCTCCCACCTGTGTGGGGGGGTCCTCGTGCACCGGCAGTGGGTGTTGACAGCTGCCCACTGCCTGATCCATCC GACACAGCTGCTGAGGCTGGTGCTGGGGCTCCACGTGCTCGGAGACCCTGGCCTTAGCTGCCGCATCAGGAAGGTGGTCCTGCATCCCGAGTACAAGCCGGCCCCCCATCTGAAGAATGACCTCGCGCTGCTTAAG CTGGATGGGAAGGTGAAGCCCAGCAAGACCATCCGGCCCCTGGCCTTGCCCCGAGGACGCCAGGCAGTGGCCGCAGGAGCGCGGTGCAGCGTGGCCGGCTGGGGTCTGACCCACCAGGGTAGGCAGTTGACCAGGGCGCTGCAGGAGCTGGATATGCATGTGCTGGACGCCAAGATGTGCAACAACAGTCGGTTTTGGCACGGTGGCATCAGCCCCCGCATGATCTGCCTGGCAGCCCACTCCAAGAACCAGGCCCCCTGCAAG GGGGACTCGGGAGGACCCGTGATATGCAGCAGAGACCACGTGGCTGGAATCCTGTCCTTCAGCTCTAAGCTCTGCACCGACATCTTCAAACCCCCCGTGGCCACCGCCGTGGCCCCCTATACGTCCTGGATGAAGAAGATCATCGGCCACTAG
- the GZMM gene encoding granzyme M isoform X1, whose product MEASRSMALLLLLAALGALWAGGNTFETHIIGGREAARNSHPYMVSLQKSGSHLCGGVLVHRQWVLTAAHCLIHPTQLLRLVLGLHVLGDPGLSCRIRKVVLHPEYKPAPHLKNDLALLKLDGKVKPSKTIRPLALPRGRQAVAAGARCSVAGWGLTHQGRQLTRALQELDMHVLDAKMCNNSRFWHGGISPRMICLAAHSKNQAPCKGDSGGPVICSRDHVAGILSFSSKLCTDIFKPPVATAVAPYTSWMKKIIGH is encoded by the exons gaGGCAACACGTTTGAGACCCACATCATTGGAGGTCGAGAGGCTGCCCGCAACTCACACCCATACATGGTCTCGCTGCAGAAATCTGGCTCCCACCTGTGTGGGGGGGTCCTCGTGCACCGGCAGTGGGTGTTGACAGCTGCCCACTGCCTGATCCATCC GACACAGCTGCTGAGGCTGGTGCTGGGGCTCCACGTGCTCGGAGACCCTGGCCTTAGCTGCCGCATCAGGAAGGTGGTCCTGCATCCCGAGTACAAGCCGGCCCCCCATCTGAAGAATGACCTCGCGCTGCTTAAG CTGGATGGGAAGGTGAAGCCCAGCAAGACCATCCGGCCCCTGGCCTTGCCCCGAGGACGCCAGGCAGTGGCCGCAGGAGCGCGGTGCAGCGTGGCCGGCTGGGGTCTGACCCACCAGGGTAGGCAGTTGACCAGGGCGCTGCAGGAGCTGGATATGCATGTGCTGGACGCCAAGATGTGCAACAACAGTCGGTTTTGGCACGGTGGCATCAGCCCCCGCATGATCTGCCTGGCAGCCCACTCCAAGAACCAGGCCCCCTGCAAG GGGGACTCGGGAGGACCCGTGATATGCAGCAGAGACCACGTGGCTGGAATCCTGTCCTTCAGCTCTAAGCTCTGCACCGACATCTTCAAACCCCCCGTGGCCACCGCCGTGGCCCCCTATACGTCCTGGATGAAGAAGATCATCGGCCACTAG